The proteins below are encoded in one region of Neoasaia chiangmaiensis:
- a CDS encoding phosphoglycerate kinase, with the protein MPAFRTLDHLSPAGKRVLLRADLNVPVRDGRITDTTRIDRVIPTIIELADKGAQVIVLSHFDRPKGQVVPHMSLAPIAEMLESKVQHRVYFQNSCIGPEAESAVDRLRDGEVLVLENTRFHAGEEANDAEFTAMLARHGDFFVNDAFSAAHRAHASTEGLARHMPSFAGRLMEAELNALSAALELPDRPVGALIGGAKVSTKLDLIGNVLGKVDTVFIGGAMANTFLAAEGISVGKSLQEADMHETARRIVVEAREKGCEIILPVDAVIAREFRENAPSEVCLIGEVPPDAMILDAGPRTVELIEARLTQLKTLVWNGPLGAFEIPPFDAATVAVAKAAASLTQEGKLKTIAGGGDTVSALRHAGVADRMSYVSTAGGAFLEWLEGKILPGIAVLTDAAQHVAPL; encoded by the coding sequence ATGCCTGCTTTTCGCACGCTCGATCATCTGTCGCCTGCCGGAAAGCGGGTATTGTTACGCGCCGACCTGAATGTACCCGTCCGGGACGGTCGCATCACGGACACGACGCGCATCGATCGGGTCATCCCCACGATCATCGAACTCGCCGACAAGGGCGCGCAGGTCATCGTCCTCAGTCATTTCGATCGACCAAAGGGACAGGTGGTGCCGCATATGTCGCTGGCGCCGATCGCCGAGATGCTTGAATCCAAGGTTCAGCATCGCGTGTATTTCCAGAACAGCTGCATCGGTCCTGAGGCCGAAAGCGCTGTCGATCGTCTGCGGGATGGCGAGGTTCTGGTTCTGGAGAACACGCGTTTCCATGCCGGCGAGGAAGCCAACGACGCCGAATTCACGGCGATGCTGGCGCGCCATGGCGACTTCTTCGTCAATGACGCTTTCTCGGCAGCGCATCGCGCGCATGCGTCGACCGAAGGTCTGGCGCGGCATATGCCGTCCTTCGCAGGTCGGTTGATGGAGGCCGAGCTCAACGCCCTTTCGGCCGCGCTGGAACTGCCGGACCGGCCTGTCGGTGCGTTGATCGGCGGGGCGAAGGTATCGACCAAGCTCGATCTGATCGGCAACGTGTTGGGTAAGGTTGACACTGTTTTCATCGGCGGGGCGATGGCCAATACGTTCCTTGCGGCTGAAGGCATCTCGGTCGGCAAGTCCCTGCAAGAGGCGGACATGCATGAAACCGCACGCCGTATCGTGGTCGAGGCGCGGGAGAAAGGCTGCGAGATCATCCTGCCCGTCGACGCCGTCATCGCGCGTGAGTTCAGGGAGAACGCGCCGTCGGAAGTTTGCCTGATCGGCGAGGTACCGCCCGACGCGATGATCCTCGATGCAGGTCCGCGCACGGTTGAGTTGATCGAAGCCAGGTTGACCCAACTCAAGACGCTTGTCTGGAACGGCCCGCTTGGTGCTTTCGAGATCCCCCCCTTCGATGCGGCGACGGTCGCTGTGGCAAAGGCAGCGGCATCGCTGACGCAGGAAGGCAAGCTGAAAACGATCGCCGGCGGTGGCGATACGGTGTCCGCCCTTCGTCATGCGGGCGTTGCCGACAGGATGAGTTACGTTTCCACCGCTGGCGGTGCGTTTCTTGAATGGCTTGAGGGCAAGATCCTGCCGGGTATTGCCGTGCTGACGGATGCGGCGCAGCACGTCGCCCCTCTCTGA
- the gap gene encoding type I glyceraldehyde-3-phosphate dehydrogenase has protein sequence MAVKIAINGFGRIGRLVLRGIIESGRTDVVPVAINDLGTPEANAHLLAYDSVHGPLKGHVRIDGDKMIIEANGRTYDPIHVSAERDPTKVPFHGVDVALECTGLFTTKEKAAALLQAGARKVIISAPGTEVDATIVYGVNNDMLTSDMTVISNASCTTNCLAPVAKVLDEAFGIDSGYMVTIHSFTGDQRTVDTHHRDPRRARAASLNMIPTSTGAAKAIGLVLPHLKGRLDGTSIRVPTPNVSVVSLDFVPVRTPASVDAVNDALKTAAEGPLKGVLAYNTAPLVSSDFNHNPASSTFDATQTALVNGGKMVRVCAWYDNEWGFSNRMSDTAALFGSL, from the coding sequence GTGGCAGTGAAGATCGCGATCAATGGTTTTGGGCGCATCGGGCGTCTGGTGCTTCGCGGCATCATCGAGAGTGGCCGGACGGACGTTGTTCCCGTGGCGATCAATGATCTTGGAACGCCGGAGGCCAATGCTCATCTTCTCGCCTATGATAGTGTGCACGGTCCGCTGAAAGGTCATGTCCGCATCGATGGCGACAAGATGATCATCGAAGCGAACGGACGCACTTACGATCCCATTCACGTATCGGCCGAGCGCGATCCGACAAAGGTGCCGTTCCATGGCGTGGACGTGGCACTGGAATGCACAGGTCTGTTCACCACGAAGGAGAAGGCAGCCGCCCTTCTGCAGGCGGGTGCGCGCAAGGTGATCATCTCCGCACCGGGCACCGAGGTGGATGCGACGATTGTCTACGGTGTCAATAACGATATGCTGACATCGGACATGACGGTCATTTCCAATGCGTCGTGCACGACCAACTGCCTGGCACCGGTCGCCAAGGTGCTGGACGAGGCCTTCGGAATCGACAGCGGATACATGGTGACGATCCATTCCTTCACGGGCGATCAGCGCACCGTGGACACGCACCATCGCGATCCGCGCCGTGCGCGTGCGGCGTCCCTGAACATGATCCCGACATCGACGGGGGCCGCGAAGGCGATCGGGCTGGTGCTGCCGCATCTGAAGGGCCGTCTGGACGGCACCTCCATTCGCGTGCCGACGCCGAATGTCTCGGTTGTGTCGCTGGATTTCGTGCCGGTTCGCACCCCGGCATCGGTCGATGCCGTGAACGATGCGCTGAAAACCGCGGCCGAGGGTCCGCTTAAGGGCGTTCTCGCTTACAACACCGCGCCGCTCGTCAGCAGCGATTTCAACCATAACCCGGCGTCATCCACATTTGACGCAACACAGACGGCGTTGGTGAACGGTGGCAAGATGGTGCGCGTTTGTGCCTGGTATGACAACGAGTGGGGTTTCTCCAATCGTATGTCGGATACCGCTGCCCTGTTCGGCAGCCTGTAA
- a CDS encoding class I SAM-dependent methyltransferase: MADELEGFHPGAFRRANEEPDTIFFAKRGQETLMDAGARTAVTALYQTALPASGAILDLMSGSLSHLPEEVRHESVVGLDVSLSALEANTALTERIVQDLNATSALPFPDECMDAVCLCDGIAYLAQPLDVLREVNRVLRPGAPLIVTFSDNFHAAKAVALWQALDAADRVRLVGILMAKAGLGELDTGEVVPPEDLTAWTDTVYAVIGRKPFNS; this comes from the coding sequence ATGGCTGACGAACTGGAAGGTTTTCATCCCGGCGCTTTCAGGCGCGCCAATGAGGAACCCGATACGATATTCTTCGCCAAACGTGGCCAGGAAACGTTGATGGATGCGGGCGCGCGCACGGCGGTCACCGCCCTCTACCAGACCGCACTTCCCGCCTCCGGTGCGATTCTCGATCTGATGTCGGGCTCGCTGAGTCATCTTCCTGAGGAAGTGAGGCATGAAAGCGTGGTCGGGCTGGATGTCAGCCTGAGCGCATTGGAGGCGAACACGGCGTTGACTGAACGGATCGTGCAGGACCTGAATGCAACGAGTGCACTGCCCTTTCCCGACGAATGCATGGACGCCGTCTGTCTATGTGACGGTATTGCCTATCTGGCGCAGCCTTTGGACGTTCTGCGAGAGGTGAACCGCGTCCTGCGCCCCGGCGCGCCGCTGATTGTCACGTTTTCGGATAATTTCCATGCAGCGAAGGCTGTGGCGCTTTGGCAAGCCCTGGACGCGGCCGACCGGGTTCGGCTGGTGGGCATCCTGATGGCGAAGGCAGGCCTGGGCGAGCTGGACACCGGCGAAGTCGTGCCGCCGGAGGATCTGACCGCCTGGACCGATACCGTTTATGCCGTCATCGGCCGCAAGCCGTTCAATTCGTGA
- a CDS encoding SDR family oxidoreductase codes for MTARTAIVTGAARGIGGAITARLLRDGWRVTAIDRDPMAAAANLHVERGDVADEGCVNDIVHRMLAREGRLDALVCNAGFMIRKRLADLGLSEWRAVLDTNLTSIFLLAKATESALRASKGAIVTLGSTRAQMSEPDTESYSASKGGIAALTHALAISLAPVRVNCISPGWINTQGAPLSAEDHAQHPVGRVGVPDDVAALAAYLLGPESGFVTGSEFVIDGGMTRKMIYAE; via the coding sequence ATGACGGCGCGCACTGCCATCGTCACCGGCGCGGCGCGCGGTATCGGCGGCGCCATCACGGCGCGACTTCTGCGGGATGGCTGGCGGGTGACAGCGATCGATCGCGATCCGATGGCGGCGGCTGCCAATCTGCATGTCGAACGCGGGGATGTCGCCGATGAGGGGTGTGTAAACGACATTGTTCACCGGATGCTGGCACGGGAAGGTCGCCTCGACGCGCTTGTCTGCAATGCCGGTTTCATGATTCGGAAGCGGCTGGCGGATCTCGGCCTGAGCGAGTGGCGTGCGGTGCTCGATACGAATCTGACGAGCATCTTCCTTCTCGCAAAGGCGACCGAGAGCGCATTGCGTGCGTCAAAAGGAGCGATCGTCACCCTTGGATCGACGCGCGCGCAGATGTCGGAGCCGGATACTGAATCATACAGCGCCTCCAAAGGGGGTATTGCGGCGTTGACCCATGCCCTGGCCATCTCCCTGGCGCCGGTTCGCGTCAATTGCATCAGTCCGGGCTGGATCAATACGCAAGGTGCACCATTGTCGGCAGAAGATCACGCGCAGCACCCGGTCGGTCGCGTTGGCGTCCCGGACGATGTCGCGGCGTTGGCGGCCTATCTTCTGGGGCCGGAGAGCGGTTTTGTTACGGGTTCGGAGTTCGTCATCGACGGCGGCATGACGCGCAAGATGATCTACGCCGAATAG
- a CDS encoding 6-pyruvoyl trahydropterin synthase family protein, producing MSSAELVFTRRFSMGHRLIDGASESCALPHGHNEFVTVTLSPTRDRALDGRRNMIVPFRQAKARWHEFVDRSLDHALQLSASDPLLSWFHENEPHRAARIVVTPGDPTTELLAALMMAKLGAILIAEGEHLICTRIELQETPTNTVCLTGDPMDYLPATGRAAQDCWWHRPDLSVSDVAR from the coding sequence ATGTCGAGCGCTGAACTGGTTTTCACCCGTCGTTTCTCGATGGGACATCGTCTGATCGACGGCGCATCGGAAAGCTGCGCGCTCCCGCATGGGCATAATGAATTCGTTACCGTCACGCTCTCCCCTACGCGCGACCGGGCGCTGGATGGGCGGCGCAATATGATCGTGCCGTTCCGGCAGGCCAAGGCGCGCTGGCATGAGTTCGTGGATCGTAGTCTGGATCACGCGCTTCAGCTTTCGGCAAGCGATCCCCTTCTGTCCTGGTTTCATGAAAACGAGCCGCATCGTGCGGCGCGGATTGTCGTCACACCCGGTGACCCGACGACGGAACTGCTCGCGGCGCTGATGATGGCCAAGCTGGGCGCTATCCTGATCGCCGAAGGCGAACATCTGATCTGCACCCGGATCGAATTGCAGGAAACGCCGACGAATACGGTCTGCCTGACCGGCGATCCCATGGACTACCTCCCCGCCACGGGCCGGGCGGCGCAGGATTGCTGGTGGCACCGTCCCGATCTCAGCGTTTCGGATGTCGCACGATGA
- the queC gene encoding 7-cyano-7-deazaguanine synthase QueC: MALSNDTALVLFSGGQDSATCLAWALARFRHVETLGFDYGQRHAVELECRETLRRDMASISAEWAARLGPDHMLDLGVLGALSETALTREAEISLTESGLPSTFVPGRNLIFLNFAAALAVRRQARHIVTGVCETDYSGYPDCRDDTIKALQVALNLGMAQRFVLHTPLMWRDKAQTWSLAEELGGADLVEAINRHSHSCYLGDRTHAHAWGYGCGTCPACELRAKGWAAYVER, from the coding sequence ATGGCACTGTCGAACGATACCGCTCTCGTGCTGTTTTCCGGCGGCCAGGACTCGGCGACGTGTCTTGCATGGGCGTTAGCGCGGTTCCGGCATGTCGAAACGCTGGGTTTTGATTACGGCCAGCGACACGCCGTCGAACTCGAATGCCGAGAGACGCTTCGGCGGGATATGGCGTCGATATCTGCTGAGTGGGCGGCTCGCCTCGGCCCCGACCATATGCTGGATCTCGGCGTTCTGGGTGCGCTTTCCGAAACCGCGCTCACGCGGGAAGCCGAGATTAGTCTGACGGAAAGCGGTCTGCCGAGCACATTCGTGCCCGGGCGCAATCTGATCTTCCTCAATTTCGCCGCGGCGCTCGCGGTGCGGCGACAGGCGCGGCATATCGTGACGGGCGTATGCGAAACCGACTATTCGGGATATCCGGACTGCCGCGACGATACGATCAAGGCGCTTCAGGTCGCGCTCAATCTGGGCATGGCGCAGCGTTTCGTTTTGCATACACCCCTGATGTGGCGCGACAAGGCGCAGACCTGGTCACTGGCGGAAGAACTCGGCGGCGCGGACCTTGTCGAGGCGATCAACCGGCACAGCCACAGTTGCTATCTGGGTGATCGCACGCACGCTCATGCCTGGGGATACGGCTGTGGCACCTGTCCCGCCTGTGAATTACGTGCGAAGGGATGGGCTGCTTATGTCGAGCGCTGA
- the queE gene encoding 7-carboxy-7-deazaguanine synthase translates to MSYAVKEMFATLQGEGAQTGRASVFCRFAGCNLWSGREQDRAQAACTFCDTDFVGVDGEGGGRFSCAEALADALETTWRTHAGDAPGRYVVFTGGEPLLQLDAALIDAAHARGFEIAVETNGTIAAPVGIDWICVSPKPNAPLVQTHGHELKLVYPQTQLSPEMFGDLAFDNFWLQPMDGAARVANTSAAVAYCLAHPQWRLSLQTHKLIGIP, encoded by the coding sequence ATGTCATATGCCGTCAAGGAGATGTTCGCGACCCTGCAGGGCGAAGGGGCGCAGACCGGTCGCGCCTCGGTGTTCTGCCGTTTCGCGGGATGCAATCTGTGGTCCGGTCGTGAGCAGGATCGCGCGCAGGCTGCCTGCACCTTTTGTGACACCGATTTCGTCGGTGTCGATGGCGAGGGCGGCGGCCGATTTTCGTGCGCGGAAGCGTTGGCCGATGCGCTGGAGACGACCTGGCGCACGCATGCGGGGGATGCGCCGGGGCGATATGTGGTGTTCACGGGTGGAGAGCCGCTTCTGCAACTCGATGCCGCGTTGATCGACGCCGCACATGCGCGCGGTTTTGAGATCGCGGTCGAAACAAACGGCACCATCGCGGCACCTGTGGGCATCGACTGGATCTGCGTCAGCCCAAAGCCGAACGCACCGCTTGTCCAGACGCATGGGCATGAACTGAAGCTCGTCTATCCGCAGACGCAGCTTTCTCCCGAGATGTTCGGTGATCTGGCCTTCGACAACTTCTGGCTCCAGCCGATGGATGGTGCCGCGCGTGTCGCCAATACCAGCGCGGCCGTGGCCTATTGCCTTGCTCATCCGCAATGGCGACTTTCCCTTCAAACGCACAAGCTGATCGGTATTCCCTGA
- a CDS encoding isoaspartyl peptidase/L-asparaginase family protein, which yields MKRLVMLSALLVCGAARADTLPVLVIHGGAGVIKKDMTPERQAAVEAALSTALNAGYAALKAGRPAQDGVTAAITVLENDPNFNAGRGAVFTHDGKNEMDAAIMDGATLMAGAVAGVHHIKNPILLAQAVMTHSPHVLLIGDGAEAFARAQGFAMMPTSYFWTQHRWDQLQEAIKADRAGEKHADIPLDRHFGTVGAVALDRAGHLAAGTSTGGLTDKLYGRVGDSPLIGAGTYADAGCAFSGTGWGEYYIRTVAAHSVCMRVTLLHQSLADAATQVVNKEIPAMGGNGGAIAVDAGGHIAMPFNTDGMYRAWVGTDGRKHVAIFRE from the coding sequence ATGAAACGTCTTGTCATGCTTTCCGCTCTTCTCGTCTGCGGCGCCGCCCGCGCCGATACCCTGCCCGTTCTTGTCATCCATGGCGGCGCGGGCGTCATCAAAAAAGATATGACACCGGAACGTCAGGCCGCTGTGGAAGCGGCGCTCTCGACGGCCCTGAATGCAGGCTATGCGGCTTTGAAGGCCGGACGCCCGGCGCAGGATGGTGTGACGGCGGCAATCACGGTGCTGGAGAACGACCCCAACTTCAACGCCGGTCGTGGTGCGGTGTTCACCCATGACGGCAAGAACGAGATGGACGCGGCCATCATGGATGGTGCCACGCTGATGGCCGGCGCCGTGGCGGGCGTTCATCACATCAAAAATCCCATTCTTCTGGCCCAGGCGGTCATGACGCATTCACCGCATGTCCTGTTGATTGGCGACGGTGCGGAGGCGTTCGCGCGTGCGCAAGGGTTCGCCATGATGCCGACATCCTATTTCTGGACGCAGCATCGCTGGGACCAGCTTCAGGAAGCGATCAAGGCCGATCGTGCGGGCGAGAAGCATGCGGATATCCCGCTCGATCGTCATTTCGGAACGGTCGGTGCGGTCGCGCTCGATCGCGCAGGGCATCTGGCGGCTGGAACATCGACCGGTGGCCTGACTGACAAGCTCTACGGGCGCGTGGGTGATTCGCCGCTGATCGGCGCCGGTACCTACGCGGATGCGGGCTGTGCCTTCTCCGGTACCGGTTGGGGGGAATACTACATCCGGACGGTCGCGGCGCATTCTGTGTGCATGCGCGTAACCCTGTTGCACCAGTCTCTGGCGGATGCCGCAACGCAGGTCGTGAACAAGGAGATCCCGGCAATGGGGGGAAATGGCGGCGCCATCGCGGTGGATGCCGGCGGGCATATCGCAATGCCGTTCAATACCGACGGCATGTATCGCGCGTGGGTTGGCACCGATGGCCGAAAGCATGTGGCCATCTTCCGTGAGTAA
- a CDS encoding MBL fold metallo-hydrolase codes for MTRRFIGKLATRGPRCLCIGLAGLLTTTLPAIAHVQNFDVVALGAHGGIVDGDLTAYLVRPVGDDRAVLCDAGTIMKGLEAAERKGSLNDIRPSPDLDKERPGLVARHVVRAYLISHAHLDHIAGMVALSPDDTPKPIYALPSVIDVLTQHVFNGAVWPNMADQGTAPRLGLYHYAPLKVGQAERIAGTALTVSAYPLSHAAVESTAFLLRNGDDALLYLGDTGADTVEHRHNLQDLWQAVAPLIRAHHLHGIIIECSYDDSRADARLFGHLSPHWLLHELEMLEKAVGNEKPLQGLPVVVSHIKPSLVSSRQPERDILTTLRQHDRTGSRFIRLEQGDRVQF; via the coding sequence ATGACAAGACGTTTCATCGGCAAACTCGCGACAAGGGGGCCAAGATGCCTATGCATCGGCCTTGCAGGATTGCTGACGACGACCCTGCCGGCAATCGCCCATGTCCAGAATTTCGATGTCGTGGCACTCGGCGCGCATGGCGGCATCGTCGATGGTGATCTGACGGCCTATCTCGTGCGGCCCGTGGGGGATGATCGGGCCGTCCTGTGCGACGCGGGAACGATCATGAAGGGACTGGAAGCCGCCGAACGAAAGGGCTCGCTGAACGATATCCGCCCATCGCCCGATCTGGATAAGGAGAGACCCGGACTTGTCGCCCGTCACGTTGTCCGGGCCTATCTGATCAGCCATGCCCATCTCGATCACATCGCGGGGATGGTGGCGCTGTCGCCGGACGATACACCCAAACCGATCTATGCCCTGCCGTCAGTTATCGACGTCCTGACGCAGCATGTCTTCAACGGGGCCGTATGGCCCAACATGGCCGATCAGGGAACGGCGCCCCGTCTGGGCCTTTATCATTACGCGCCGCTGAAAGTCGGACAGGCCGAACGGATCGCCGGCACGGCCTTGACGGTCAGTGCCTATCCGCTGAGCCATGCCGCCGTCGAAAGCACTGCCTTCCTTCTACGGAACGGAGACGATGCGCTGCTGTATCTTGGCGACACAGGTGCGGATACCGTGGAGCATCGGCACAATCTGCAAGATCTATGGCAGGCCGTGGCGCCACTCATCCGCGCACACCATCTGCATGGGATCATCATCGAATGCTCATACGACGACAGTCGCGCCGATGCCCGGCTGTTCGGCCATCTCTCGCCCCACTGGCTGCTTCATGAACTTGAGATGCTGGAGAAAGCCGTTGGCAATGAAAAACCGTTGCAGGGCCTTCCAGTGGTCGTCAGCCATATCAAGCCCAGCCTCGTCTCCAGCAGGCAGCCCGAGAGGGACATCCTCACAACGCTACGTCAGCATGATCGAACAGGAAGCCGGTTCATAAGGCTTGAGCAGGGAGATCGCGTCCAGTTCTGA
- the amaB gene encoding L-piperidine-6-carboxylate dehydrogenase, translating to MVELREQTAGLLNDIGVATASIKGGTLAVRSPVNGETLAYVPEISVEDARQAIDIAHDAALEWRKVPAPVRGELVRLLGEELRADKEKLGRLVSIEVGKSPSEGLGEVQEMIDICDFAVGLSRQLHGLTIATERPEHRMMETWHPLGAIGIISAFNFPVAVWSWNAALALICGNAIIWKPSEKTPLTALATHAIFERALKRFAQAPQGLSRLLIGGRDVGEALVDHPKVPLVSATGSTAMGRIVGQKLAGRFARAILELGGNNAAIVTPSADLDLALRGVAFAAMGTAGQRCTTLRRLFVHRSIHAAFVARLKAAYESVSVGNPLDGHLVGPLIDEASFERMQSALNAAREAGGIVHGGTRVTVDGCEGGIYVRPALVEMPGQAGPVLEETFAPILYVMVYDALDDAIALQNDVSQGLSSAIFSNDLREAERFVSHEGSDCGIANVNIGTSGAEIGGAFGGEKETGGGRESGSDAWKGYMRRATNTINYGRSLPLAQGVSFDVG from the coding sequence ATGGTTGAACTTCGGGAACAAACGGCAGGATTGCTCAACGATATCGGTGTGGCTACAGCCTCGATCAAGGGTGGCACGCTGGCTGTCCGTTCGCCGGTCAATGGTGAAACGCTGGCGTATGTTCCGGAGATTTCAGTCGAGGATGCCCGCCAGGCAATCGATATCGCCCACGACGCAGCGCTGGAATGGCGGAAGGTGCCTGCCCCCGTGCGTGGCGAACTGGTGCGCCTGCTGGGCGAAGAGCTTCGGGCCGACAAGGAAAAGCTCGGTCGTCTTGTTTCGATCGAGGTCGGCAAGTCGCCTTCCGAGGGACTGGGCGAGGTGCAGGAGATGATCGACATCTGCGATTTCGCGGTCGGATTGTCCCGCCAGCTTCATGGTCTGACCATTGCAACCGAACGTCCGGAACATCGGATGATGGAGACATGGCACCCGCTCGGCGCCATCGGCATTATCTCTGCGTTCAATTTCCCTGTTGCGGTCTGGAGCTGGAATGCGGCGCTCGCGCTGATCTGCGGCAACGCCATCATCTGGAAACCGTCGGAGAAAACCCCCCTCACCGCGCTGGCGACACATGCGATCTTCGAGCGTGCGCTCAAGCGATTCGCGCAGGCACCGCAAGGCCTTTCCCGGTTGCTGATCGGTGGCCGCGATGTGGGCGAGGCACTGGTCGACCATCCGAAAGTGCCGCTGGTCTCCGCGACAGGATCGACGGCGATGGGGCGGATCGTCGGGCAGAAGCTGGCAGGTCGGTTCGCACGTGCGATCCTCGAACTCGGCGGCAACAACGCGGCCATCGTGACACCATCGGCCGACCTCGATCTGGCGCTGCGTGGCGTTGCGTTCGCGGCCATGGGCACGGCCGGACAACGCTGCACGACGCTGCGCCGTCTTTTCGTGCATCGTTCCATTCATGCGGCTTTTGTCGCGCGCCTCAAGGCGGCTTATGAATCGGTCAGCGTCGGTAATCCGTTGGACGGCCATCTGGTCGGCCCGCTGATCGACGAGGCATCGTTCGAGCGGATGCAGTCTGCCCTGAATGCGGCACGGGAGGCCGGCGGCATCGTTCATGGCGGCACGCGCGTAACGGTGGACGGGTGTGAAGGCGGTATCTATGTTCGCCCCGCGCTTGTCGAGATGCCTGGCCAGGCCGGACCTGTTCTGGAAGAGACATTCGCGCCCATTCTCTACGTGATGGTCTATGACGCGCTGGATGATGCCATCGCGCTTCAGAACGATGTATCGCAGGGGCTCTCGTCGGCCATCTTCTCCAACGATCTGCGCGAAGCCGAGCGTTTCGTATCGCATGAAGGTTCGGATTGCGGCATCGCCAATGTCAATATCGGCACCTCCGGAGCAGAAATCGGTGGCGCATTCGGCGGCGAGAAGGAGACCGGTGGTGGCCGTGAATCCGGCTCGGATGCCTGGAAAGGCTACATGCGGCGTGCGACCAACACGATCAACTACGGCCGCAGCCTGCCGTTGGCGCAGGGGGTCAGCTTCGACGTCGGCTGA
- a CDS encoding CPBP family intramembrane glutamic endopeptidase codes for MTRRQAIWRATIFVLWLLLLASLPPLLWAMVFGAHGFPGRPSVLTPSLIFINDTPLLLAALAAGWLALPRRRRHWSIFRRSIHLAGSPSSLWQGLASGLALLSLLCVAQVMLHAVKIRFASPVLPDLLLYAPTFLLVAAAEELALRGAFLSWLGDAMGFFPALLCSSIAFGMLHWLGSDTPIGAVSAGAIGVFFGLTLRATGSLWFAIGFHAAWDYGQSALFGCHDSGFASRGAVLQTLPIGPDWLSGGAAGPEGSALCFALIVACAGYAIRYRAITCAQPSQSASRPL; via the coding sequence GTGACACGCCGCCAGGCAATTTGGCGGGCGACCATCTTCGTGCTGTGGTTGCTGCTTCTTGCTTCATTGCCGCCCTTGCTTTGGGCGATGGTGTTCGGGGCGCATGGCTTTCCGGGCCGGCCTTCCGTCCTGACGCCGTCCCTCATTTTCATCAATGATACGCCCTTGCTGCTCGCCGCGCTGGCAGCCGGTTGGCTGGCTTTGCCCAGGCGCCGCCGTCATTGGTCGATATTCCGGCGCAGCATTCATCTCGCAGGATCGCCATCTTCTCTCTGGCAAGGTCTGGCGTCAGGCCTTGCGTTGCTGTCACTGCTCTGTGTCGCGCAGGTCATGCTGCACGCGGTGAAGATCAGGTTCGCGTCGCCTGTTCTTCCCGATCTGCTGTTGTATGCGCCGACATTCCTGCTGGTTGCGGCTGCGGAGGAACTTGCCTTGCGGGGCGCGTTCCTTTCGTGGCTTGGCGATGCCATGGGATTTTTCCCCGCCCTACTGTGCAGTTCAATTGCCTTCGGCATGCTCCACTGGCTTGGTAGCGATACGCCGATCGGCGCCGTATCTGCCGGTGCGATCGGTGTTTTCTTCGGGCTAACCCTCAGGGCGACAGGGTCGCTCTGGTTTGCCATCGGTTTCCATGCGGCATGGGACTATGGTCAGAGCGCATTATTCGGCTGTCACGACAGCGGCTTCGCCAGTCGTGGCGCCGTGCTGCAAACCTTGCCAATCGGGCCGGACTGGCTGAGCGGCGGCGCTGCCGGTCCGGAAGGGAGCGCGCTGTGCTTTGCACTCATCGTCGCATGTGCCGGTTATGCCATCCGCTATCGTGCCATAACCTGCGCTCAACCTAGTCAGTCCGCCAGTCGCCCTTTATGA